The Kineosporia sp. NBRC 101731 genome includes a window with the following:
- a CDS encoding IPT/TIG domain-containing protein, giving the protein MSSSRSSGTAAPWLVRALVVLLLALVLVPLTARRSDAFAGTVMASAYGGRDLGSAASPANTIYSQSSYPSTPTASQGSVGGLITLGAMSSTATADPLADTASSTATSGGLSIAGVLSLAAASATCTATPSGATATVQASGLTLLGLPLNTVPSGNIPPNTTIQQTNLFGQNTGYITFNEQTYTTSGGQYYLVTNAVHLVNKTTGGVVTGNIELSHVECGTTAPITPIISSITPNQGPETGGTTVTVTGINLFAITSVTFGAANATSYTMNASQTTLTAIAPVGTGTASIRITNVAGTSADTVADDFSYIPKPTVTGINPTIGPTAGGTSVVITGTNLATATGVKFGANAATSYLVNSNAQITAVAPARSAGQIDVTVTTVGGTSGAVTADQYTYIAQPTVTNVSPANGPLTAGTGVTVTGTDFTGVTAVRFGATNASYTLNSATQLTAVAPAGSVGPVDVTVTAAGGTSATSPADLYTYAAGPTVVAVVPSSGPTSAGTSVVITGTALSGATVVKFGTTAAPGFTVNSATQITATAPAGSAGTVDVTVTTPGGTSPTSAADQYTFVTAPAVTSISPTRGQLAGGTTVVITGTTLGGASAVKFGALNATSFVQNSPTQITAVAPAGTAGTVDVTVATVGGTSATSFTDRFTYVAAPTVTNVSPTVGPIAGGTSVTLTGTNFTGATGATFGGTAATSVTVSSDTQMVVTAPARTAGTVDIVVTAPGGVSATSSADQFTYANAPTVTALAPASGPTTAGAVAVITGTDLSGATAVTFGANPASSFVVNSSTQITAVAPSGSVGPVDVTVTTPGGISALTPADQYTYLGAPTVSSVSPGRGPLGGGDAVVIIGANLTGASVVKFGATNASSFTVNSATQITAVAPAGPLGTVDVTVTTLGGTSPTSSSDQYSYVAAPTVTAISPTTGSTTGGTTVTVTGTGFTGATSVSFGGAPAAGLITVSSDTQITAVAPAHAAGPVDVTVTAPGGISATSAADRFTFVAPPAVIGLSPSGGAAIGSLTQVVTITGTGFTGATGVTFDGYPTIQILSVTPTQIQIRGIPPHPTGQVHVQVTNPYGTSDATPADLYTYQGLPTVTAVSPSAGPLSGGATVVVTGTGFTGASAVSFGSGPATSYTVDSATQITAVTPSGTAGTVDVRVTAVGGISSVVVADRYTYQAAPVITGLSPTHGPVAGGILVSITGSRFSGATTVTFDGVAAAGVITVSSDTQIFAQTPAHVAGPVAVVVTAPGGTSPAAGYLYVGTPTVSGLSPVNGPIAGGTPVVITGTGFTTVSGATAVQFGGTNASTYTVNSDTQITAVTPPHGAGAVGVTVTTIDGGTSAPGSFTYIPVPVVTGILPAQGPEAGGTNVTVSGTGFTTASSVRFDGSPASFTVDSDTRITAVAPAGTGLADVTVTTAGGVSATGTADQFRYVGTPNLTSVSPTSGPVAGGTSVTITGTQFYGVTGVTFGGTAATSYTVVSPTQITATAPAGSAGPVDVRVATTDGGTSSAETVFTYLADPVVAGLSPASGTTGGGTVVLISGSGFSVATAVRFGSVPAASFTVNSGSQITAVSPAGAVGTVDVTVVGPYATSATSSSDRFTYAAGPTLTGVTPSAGPLAGGTTVSIAGTGFTLTSTVTVGGNAATSVQYVSPTQLTVMVPAGSAGPADVVVVTQYGQDSLTGGYVYRTAPSVSALAPDTGPESGGTVVTITGTGFTDATQVRFGSSVATFTVSTDTRITATAPAGTGSVDVTVTGPGGVSVLLGADRYRYAPVPVVALLSLSFGPTGGGTAVTVTGSGFTGATAVAVNGSSVPFTVLNDTTLTFTSPGGAGDVPVVVTTPGGSSAPLLFTYANAPTVTSLSPDRGPVAAGTSVTITGTGFTSGSSVAFGAVPAASVQFVSATRLVTVAPAGSGAGPVDVTVTTAGGTSSTSAADVYTYLAAPVLASVSPPSGPVGGGNTVVISGTDFTAGSSVTFDGAVATSVQYVSATELRAVVPAGASGPVLVRVTTPGGSDSGVYTYRVAPAVGSIAPGAGPEAGGTAVTIDGTGFTGATSVLFGSASAGFTVVNDTRIAATAPAGSGTVDVRVTGPGGTSAVSSADRFRYVPVPVVTSLSPALGPTAGGTALTLTGTGLTDVSSVTVGGSSVAFTVISDSVVTLVTPPGVPGNAAAVVVATAGGSSAPISFLYADAPSVSGLSPDAGPPGGGTAVTITGTDFTPVSAVTFGGVAAVVQYVSPTRLIADSPVRGSAGAVNVVVATAYGTSATGNLFTYTVSPTFSGVSPSAGPVLGGTTIVIAGSGLTGVSEVTIGGVPAASYTVNSDSSITAVTPAGSPGNAVVRVATVGGFDTGVFRYANVPVISGVSPGSGPEAGGTLVTVDGSGFTGASVVSFGGVAGTGLTVSSDTRITVFAPLGTGMVDVVVTAPGGVSAASVADRYWYAPVPVVAQVNPSSGPLAGGTSMTVGGSGFSGATDVTLDGVSVGFSLVDGSTLTLTTPSHAAGAVPVVVVTPGGASAPLTFTYTDAPTVSSVSPGAGPLSGGITVTLAGSGLTGASGVTFDGVAAVSYTVNSDASITAVAPAGSPGHAVVRVTTVGGSSTGVFRYANVPVVSGVSPVAGPEAGGTLVTVDGSGFSGATVVRFGAVAASSFTVSSDSRISVFAPPGTGTVDVVVAAPGGVSASSSADRYRYAPVPAIGTAGPDTGPLGGGSVVTLSGSGFTGATDLTVGGVPVAFTVVDDSTITFTTPPGAAGSTDIVVTTPGGATAPVVFTYADIPAVNSVSPDEGPIAGGTIVTITGSGFGGATAVAFGGVPATGFAVNSPTEITATSPAQAAGVVDVRVTGPGGPTATSSADRFTYRPVPVVGALSPSSGPVTGGTPITLSGSGFGGATSVSVGGVAVPFSVADDFTVTFTTPAGTGATAVVISTAGGSAISTFTFADGPTVTALAPAAGPLSGGTSVTIDGTGFTLASTVAFGAQPAVSVQFVGPARLVAVAPAVASASTVSVVVTTAYGNSGVAGTANDFIYTDVPVITDVQPASGPLNGGNTLVISGFDFNSATGVSFGTVAAVSYSVISDTEITAVVPAQGAGPVDVRISGTGGTSPITIGGRYLYLAVPVVSGLAPDMGPTAGGTSVTITGTGFTSGSQVTFDGTPAGSVQFVSATELVATSPAHAAGTVDVVVTTAGGSSLLGGAFEYQVAPAVSGFSPSSGPLTGGTAVTVSGSGFTPASTAKFGSLAASVQYVSPTRLDVVSPAGAPGPVNVVVTTAGGDSAPGTFTYVPVPLIVTLSPDAGPTAGGTTLTVGGSGLAGGTVTVDGIAVTPDSVTDSSIVLRTPAHPAGTVTVRVATVGGATEGAFTYVAPQSTPVLSAVEPASGPEAGGNTVTLTGVGFTGATEVKFGGGAASFTVVDDSTITAVVPAGTVGAVLVSVTTPNGTTGGTVSYSYLEPPVAPTITGVEPTVGPVAGGTRITITGTGFDADTTVTFDGVPGSEVVIGASATRLLRALPSGIRAASSTSLTVLTPAHAEGPAAVTVTNTAGSADAEIDFTYVPPLLETTVNLEVEVNAATAVAPQGSLYAGLTVQACSTPNRGSSSIGTDAAFCRYTAPDRAGVDAFTMRVTDEIGQTATQAVRITVIENDPGGEGTGGDGGDDGGTGSGGGGGNDNNGGSDGDNSGGDNSGGGDSGSGGSGSGGGGGNDTPGRGNPTIGVPTPTTSPVPPVPTTSPVPTVAATPSPTPAPTVFNGALPKSLLIPLIIGISTLLAAVLAASTWYLWWPWLLLLLARRRRRKHGED; this is encoded by the coding sequence ATGTCGTCGTCTCGCTCCTCGGGGACGGCTGCACCCTGGCTGGTCAGAGCGCTCGTCGTTCTGCTCCTGGCCCTCGTGCTGGTCCCGCTCACCGCCCGTCGCAGTGACGCTTTCGCCGGCACGGTGATGGCCAGTGCCTACGGTGGTCGCGACCTGGGCAGCGCGGCCAGTCCGGCGAACACGATCTACTCGCAGTCCAGTTATCCCTCCACCCCCACTGCGAGCCAAGGGTCGGTGGGCGGCCTGATCACGCTCGGGGCCATGAGCAGTACGGCCACGGCCGACCCCCTGGCCGATACCGCCTCCTCGACGGCCACCTCCGGTGGCCTCTCCATCGCGGGCGTCCTCAGCCTGGCCGCGGCCTCGGCGACGTGTACGGCGACCCCGAGCGGGGCGACCGCCACCGTTCAGGCCTCGGGGCTGACGCTGCTCGGGCTCCCGCTGAACACCGTCCCGTCCGGCAACATCCCGCCGAACACGACCATTCAGCAGACCAACCTGTTCGGCCAGAACACCGGTTACATCACGTTCAACGAGCAGACCTACACCACCTCGGGTGGGCAGTACTACCTGGTCACCAACGCGGTACACCTGGTCAACAAGACCACCGGCGGGGTGGTCACCGGCAACATCGAGCTGTCCCACGTGGAGTGCGGCACGACCGCGCCGATCACCCCGATCATCAGCTCGATCACGCCGAACCAGGGTCCGGAGACGGGCGGCACCACGGTGACCGTCACCGGGATCAACCTGTTTGCCATCACCAGCGTGACGTTCGGCGCGGCCAATGCCACGAGCTACACGATGAACGCCAGCCAGACGACCCTGACCGCGATTGCCCCGGTGGGCACCGGCACCGCGAGCATCCGGATCACGAACGTGGCCGGCACCTCGGCCGACACCGTAGCGGACGACTTCTCCTACATACCCAAACCCACCGTCACAGGCATCAATCCGACCATCGGGCCGACCGCCGGGGGCACCTCTGTCGTCATCACCGGGACGAACCTCGCAACCGCGACGGGGGTGAAGTTCGGGGCGAACGCCGCAACCAGCTACCTGGTGAACAGCAACGCGCAGATCACGGCGGTGGCCCCGGCCCGTTCGGCGGGGCAGATCGACGTCACGGTGACGACGGTGGGCGGCACCTCGGGCGCCGTGACGGCCGACCAGTACACCTACATCGCCCAGCCCACGGTGACGAACGTGTCGCCCGCGAACGGACCGCTCACCGCCGGTACGGGCGTCACCGTCACCGGTACCGACTTCACCGGGGTCACGGCCGTGCGGTTCGGCGCCACGAACGCCAGTTACACCCTCAACAGCGCCACCCAGCTCACCGCGGTCGCTCCCGCCGGCAGTGTGGGACCGGTCGATGTCACCGTGACGGCAGCCGGGGGCACCTCGGCCACCAGCCCCGCCGACCTCTACACCTACGCCGCCGGGCCGACCGTGGTCGCCGTGGTGCCGTCCTCCGGACCCACCTCGGCGGGCACCAGCGTCGTCATCACCGGCACGGCCCTGAGCGGGGCGACCGTGGTGAAGTTCGGGACCACCGCCGCGCCCGGATTCACGGTGAACTCCGCCACCCAGATCACCGCGACCGCCCCGGCCGGTAGCGCGGGGACGGTCGACGTCACCGTGACCACACCGGGCGGCACCTCCCCGACCTCCGCCGCCGACCAGTACACCTTCGTGACCGCGCCGGCCGTGACGTCCATCAGTCCCACCCGGGGCCAGCTCGCCGGGGGCACCACGGTGGTAATCACCGGCACCACCCTGGGCGGGGCGTCGGCCGTGAAGTTCGGTGCCCTGAACGCGACCTCGTTCGTGCAGAACAGCCCCACCCAGATCACCGCCGTGGCCCCGGCCGGGACCGCCGGCACCGTCGACGTGACCGTGGCGACCGTGGGCGGCACCTCGGCCACCTCGTTCACCGACCGGTTCACCTACGTCGCCGCCCCGACGGTCACGAACGTCTCGCCCACCGTGGGCCCGATCGCGGGTGGCACCAGCGTGACGCTGACGGGCACGAACTTCACCGGCGCGACGGGTGCGACCTTCGGCGGCACGGCCGCCACCTCGGTCACGGTCAGCAGCGACACCCAGATGGTCGTCACCGCCCCGGCCCGCACCGCCGGCACGGTGGACATCGTCGTGACCGCTCCCGGAGGCGTCTCGGCGACCAGTAGCGCCGACCAGTTCACCTACGCCAACGCCCCCACGGTGACCGCTCTCGCGCCGGCCTCCGGGCCCACCACGGCGGGTGCCGTTGCCGTCATCACCGGCACCGACCTGAGCGGGGCGACGGCGGTGACGTTCGGCGCCAACCCCGCGAGCAGCTTCGTCGTCAACAGCTCCACGCAGATCACGGCCGTCGCGCCCTCCGGGAGCGTGGGCCCGGTCGATGTCACGGTGACCACGCCCGGCGGCATCTCGGCCCTCACCCCGGCCGATCAGTACACCTATCTCGGGGCGCCGACCGTCTCCTCCGTCAGCCCTGGGCGGGGACCGCTCGGCGGGGGCGACGCGGTGGTCATCATCGGTGCGAACCTGACCGGCGCGTCCGTGGTGAAGTTCGGTGCGACGAACGCCTCGTCGTTCACGGTGAACAGCGCCACCCAGATCACCGCCGTGGCCCCGGCCGGCCCGCTGGGAACGGTCGACGTGACTGTGACCACCCTGGGCGGCACCTCTCCCACGTCGTCGTCCGACCAGTACAGCTACGTGGCCGCGCCCACGGTGACGGCGATCTCGCCCACCACCGGCAGCACCACGGGCGGAACCACCGTCACCGTGACCGGAACCGGCTTCACCGGCGCGACCTCGGTGTCGTTCGGCGGTGCCCCGGCCGCCGGGCTCATCACGGTCAGCTCGGACACCCAGATCACCGCCGTCGCCCCGGCGCACGCGGCAGGTCCGGTCGACGTGACCGTGACCGCACCGGGCGGGATCTCGGCCACCAGCGCGGCCGACCGGTTCACCTTCGTCGCCCCGCCCGCCGTCATCGGCCTCAGCCCGAGCGGCGGCGCGGCCATCGGCAGCCTGACCCAGGTGGTCACCATCACCGGAACGGGTTTCACCGGGGCCACCGGCGTGACCTTCGACGGCTACCCGACCATCCAGATCCTCAGTGTCACCCCCACCCAGATCCAGATCCGCGGTATCCCACCGCATCCCACCGGCCAGGTGCACGTCCAGGTCACCAACCCCTACGGCACGAGCGACGCCACCCCGGCCGACCTGTATACCTACCAGGGTCTGCCTACGGTGACCGCGGTCTCGCCCTCGGCCGGGCCCCTGTCCGGGGGCGCCACGGTGGTTGTCACGGGTACCGGATTCACCGGGGCATCGGCGGTCTCGTTCGGTTCCGGGCCGGCCACCTCTTACACGGTCGACTCGGCCACGCAGATCACCGCCGTGACTCCTTCCGGAACCGCCGGAACAGTGGACGTCCGGGTCACCGCGGTCGGCGGCATCTCTTCGGTGGTGGTCGCCGATCGGTACACCTACCAGGCCGCCCCCGTCATCACCGGGCTCTCACCCACGCACGGGCCCGTCGCCGGCGGGATCCTGGTGTCCATCACCGGTTCCCGTTTCAGCGGCGCGACCACGGTGACGTTCGACGGGGTCGCGGCGGCCGGGGTGATCACGGTCAGCAGTGACACGCAGATCTTCGCCCAGACCCCGGCTCACGTCGCGGGTCCGGTGGCCGTGGTGGTGACGGCGCCGGGCGGTACTTCTCCGGCGGCCGGCTACCTGTACGTCGGCACACCCACGGTTTCCGGTCTGTCGCCGGTGAACGGGCCGATCGCGGGCGGTACCCCGGTCGTCATCACCGGTACGGGATTCACCACCGTGTCCGGGGCGACGGCCGTGCAGTTCGGTGGAACGAACGCTTCGACGTATACGGTGAACAGCGATACCCAGATCACGGCGGTGACCCCGCCGCACGGGGCCGGGGCGGTCGGGGTCACGGTCACGACCATCGACGGTGGAACCTCGGCACCCGGCTCCTTCACCTATATTCCGGTGCCCGTCGTCACCGGGATCTTGCCCGCCCAGGGGCCCGAGGCGGGCGGCACCAATGTGACCGTCAGCGGGACCGGTTTCACCACCGCCAGTTCCGTGCGCTTCGACGGGAGTCCGGCCTCCTTCACGGTAGACTCGGACACCCGGATCACCGCTGTCGCCCCGGCCGGTACCGGCCTGGCCGACGTCACGGTGACCACGGCCGGCGGGGTCTCGGCCACCGGCACGGCCGATCAGTTCCGGTACGTGGGGACGCCCAACCTGACCTCGGTGAGTCCCACCAGTGGTCCGGTGGCCGGGGGAACCTCGGTGACGATCACCGGCACGCAGTTCTACGGGGTCACCGGGGTTACGTTCGGTGGGACTGCGGCGACGTCGTACACCGTGGTGAGCCCGACGCAGATCACCGCTACCGCCCCGGCGGGTAGCGCGGGCCCGGTGGACGTCCGGGTGGCCACCACCGATGGTGGAACTTCCTCTGCCGAAACTGTCTTTACCTACCTTGCGGATCCGGTGGTCGCGGGCCTCTCGCCCGCCAGTGGTACCACGGGTGGCGGGACTGTGGTCCTCATCAGTGGTTCCGGGTTCAGCGTGGCGACAGCTGTGCGTTTCGGGTCGGTGCCGGCCGCGTCGTTCACCGTCAACAGCGGCTCGCAGATCACCGCGGTCAGCCCGGCCGGTGCGGTCGGGACGGTCGACGTGACCGTGGTGGGCCCGTACGCGACCTCGGCCACCTCGTCCTCTGATCGATTCACCTACGCCGCCGGACCCACCCTCACCGGCGTGACCCCCTCGGCCGGGCCGTTGGCCGGTGGCACCACGGTGAGCATTGCCGGAACCGGCTTCACCCTGACCTCGACCGTGACCGTCGGGGGAAATGCCGCTACCTCGGTGCAGTACGTGTCGCCGACCCAGCTGACGGTCATGGTGCCGGCGGGCAGTGCCGGCCCGGCCGACGTGGTGGTGGTCACGCAGTACGGCCAGGACTCGCTGACCGGTGGATACGTTTACCGCACAGCACCTTCGGTTTCGGCCTTGGCTCCCGACACCGGCCCGGAGTCCGGCGGCACCGTGGTCACGATCACCGGCACCGGGTTCACCGATGCCACCCAGGTGCGGTTCGGGTCGTCCGTGGCCACCTTCACCGTCTCCACGGACACCCGAATCACCGCCACCGCTCCGGCCGGTACTGGCAGCGTTGATGTGACGGTGACTGGGCCGGGCGGTGTTTCGGTTCTCTTGGGGGCCGATCGGTACCGTTACGCGCCGGTGCCGGTGGTGGCCTTGCTGTCGCTCAGCTTCGGCCCCACGGGCGGGGGGACCGCGGTCACGGTGACGGGTTCTGGTTTCACCGGTGCCACCGCGGTTGCGGTCAACGGTTCCTCTGTGCCCTTCACCGTGCTCAACGACACCACGCTCACCTTTACCTCGCCGGGTGGCGCGGGCGACGTTCCGGTCGTCGTCACCACGCCGGGCGGCAGCAGCGCCCCGCTGCTGTTCACCTACGCGAACGCTCCCACCGTTACCAGTCTCTCGCCCGACCGGGGTCCGGTCGCCGCCGGAACCTCCGTGACAATTACCGGAACCGGCTTCACCAGTGGCTCTTCCGTTGCCTTCGGCGCTGTTCCGGCCGCCTCCGTGCAGTTCGTCAGCGCCACGCGGCTCGTCACGGTCGCACCCGCCGGATCCGGTGCCGGGCCGGTCGACGTCACGGTGACGACCGCCGGCGGGACGTCCTCCACGTCGGCTGCGGATGTCTACACCTACCTCGCTGCACCGGTTCTCGCCTCAGTATCGCCTCCGTCCGGCCCGGTTGGCGGGGGGAACACCGTGGTGATATCCGGAACCGATTTTACCGCTGGATCTTCCGTGACCTTTGACGGGGCGGTCGCGACCTCGGTGCAGTACGTCAGCGCCACTGAGCTCAGGGCAGTTGTTCCCGCGGGAGCTTCCGGGCCGGTGCTGGTGCGGGTGACGACGCCGGGCGGTTCGGACAGTGGGGTTTACACCTACCGGGTGGCTCCTGCGGTCGGCTCGATCGCTCCGGGGGCCGGTCCGGAGGCCGGCGGCACCGCGGTGACCATCGACGGCACCGGCTTCACCGGGGCAACCTCTGTGCTCTTCGGTTCTGCATCAGCCGGTTTCACCGTGGTCAACGATACCCGGATCGCTGCGACCGCCCCGGCCGGCAGCGGGACCGTGGACGTGCGGGTGACGGGGCCCGGCGGTACTTCCGCCGTGTCGTCGGCTGACCGCTTCCGTTACGTGCCGGTGCCGGTGGTCACGTCCCTGTCTCCCGCCCTCGGGCCGACTGCGGGTGGAACGGCGCTGACCTTGACCGGTACCGGTCTGACGGATGTCAGTTCGGTTACAGTGGGCGGTAGTTCGGTTGCTTTTACCGTGATCAGTGATTCTGTCGTCACGCTGGTCACTCCGCCTGGGGTGCCGGGGAACGCGGCGGCGGTGGTGGTGGCCACGGCCGGTGGATCGTCCGCGCCGATCTCGTTCCTGTACGCGGACGCACCTTCGGTGAGCGGTCTTTCGCCGGATGCCGGGCCACCCGGTGGTGGTACCGCAGTGACGATCACCGGTACCGATTTCACCCCGGTTTCGGCGGTGACGTTCGGGGGCGTGGCCGCTGTCGTGCAGTACGTGAGCCCGACGCGGCTCATTGCGGACTCGCCGGTGCGGGGGTCAGCGGGAGCCGTGAACGTGGTGGTGGCTACTGCCTACGGCACATCTGCCACCGGAAATCTTTTCACCTATACGGTTTCCCCGACTTTCAGTGGGGTTTCACCGTCGGCCGGACCGGTGCTGGGCGGGACTACCATCGTCATTGCGGGATCTGGGTTGACCGGGGTTTCGGAGGTGACTATTGGCGGAGTTCCGGCTGCCTCGTACACGGTGAACAGTGATTCTTCCATCACGGCAGTCACTCCGGCGGGCTCACCGGGTAATGCTGTGGTGCGGGTGGCGACTGTTGGCGGTTTCGACACGGGTGTCTTCCGGTATGCGAATGTGCCCGTCATTTCGGGGGTCTCGCCGGGTTCTGGGCCTGAGGCCGGGGGAACGCTGGTGACCGTTGATGGTTCTGGGTTTACCGGGGCTTCGGTGGTTTCGTTCGGTGGGGTGGCCGGGACCGGCCTGACGGTCAGTAGTGATACGCGGATCACTGTTTTCGCTCCTCTTGGTACGGGGATGGTGGACGTTGTTGTCACCGCCCCTGGTGGAGTTTCGGCTGCTTCGGTGGCTGATCGGTATTGGTATGCGCCGGTTCCTGTTGTCGCTCAAGTGAATCCCTCGTCCGGGCCGTTGGCCGGCGGGACTTCGATGACTGTCGGCGGGTCTGGGTTCTCGGGCGCTACAGATGTCACCCTGGATGGTGTCTCCGTTGGATTCAGTCTGGTCGACGGCTCGACGCTCACCCTGACCACGCCCTCTCATGCGGCCGGGGCCGTGCCAGTGGTGGTAGTCACGCCGGGTGGGGCCTCGGCTCCATTGACCTTCACCTACACCGATGCCCCCACCGTCTCGTCAGTTTCGCCGGGAGCCGGGCCACTCTCGGGTGGCATCACGGTCACCCTTGCGGGTTCCGGGCTGACCGGGGCTTCGGGGGTGACCTTCGACGGGGTGGCGGCTGTCTCGTACACGGTGAACAGCGACGCTTCGATCACCGCGGTCGCTCCGGCGGGTTCCCCGGGTCATGCGGTGGTGCGGGTGACGACCGTGGGTGGTTCCAGTACCGGTGTCTTCCGCTATGCGAATGTGCCGGTCGTTTCCGGGGTCTCGCCGGTCGCCGGGCCGGAGGCCGGCGGAACGCTGGTCACGGTCGACGGCTCGGGCTTCTCCGGCGCGACCGTCGTGCGCTTCGGGGCGGTGGCGGCCTCGAGTTTCACTGTGAGCAGCGATTCCCGGATCTCGGTCTTCGCGCCACCCGGAACCGGGACCGTTGATGTCGTGGTGGCGGCTCCTGGCGGAGTCTCCGCGTCGTCCTCTGCTGATCGTTACCGCTACGCCCCGGTGCCCGCGATCGGCACCGCGGGACCGGACACCGGGCCGCTCGGCGGCGGCTCCGTGGTGACGCTCTCGGGCAGCGGGTTCACCGGGGCGACGGACCTCACCGTCGGCGGCGTCCCCGTGGCGTTCACCGTGGTGGACGACTCGACGATCACCTTCACCACCCCGCCGGGAGCGGCGGGTTCCACTGACATCGTCGTGACCACACCGGGCGGAGCCACTGCCCCGGTGGTGTTCACTTATGCCGATATTCCGGCCGTCAATAGTGTTTCGCCCGACGAAGGCCCGATCGCCGGGGGCACGATCGTCACGATCACCGGGAGCGGGTTCGGTGGTGCCACGGCCGTCGCGTTCGGTGGGGTGCCCGCCACCGGGTTCGCGGTGAACAGCCCCACCGAGATCACCGCGACCAGCCCGGCCCAGGCGGCGGGCGTGGTCGACGTGCGGGTGACCGGGCCGGGCGGACCCACGGCGACCAGCAGCGCCGACCGGTTCACCTATCGTCCGGTGCCGGTCGTCGGTGCGCTCTCGCCCAGCTCCGGGCCGGTGACGGGCGGTACCCCGATCACCCTGTCGGGCAGCGGGTTCGGTGGTGCGACCAGTGTGAGCGTCGGGGGAGTGGCCGTCCCCTTCAGTGTGGCCGACGACTTCACCGTCACCTTCACCACGCCGGCGGGTACTGGTGCGACCGCGGTGGTCATCTCGACCGCCGGTGGATCAGCAATCTCCACCTTCACTTTCGCGGACGGACCGACCGTCACGGCCCTCGCGCCGGCGGCCGGCCCGCTCTCCGGCGGGACATCGGTGACCATCGACGGCACCGGGTTCACGCTGGCGTCCACGGTCGCCTTCGGTGCCCAGCCGGCCGTATCCGTCCAGTTCGTCGGGCCGGCCCGGCTCGTGGCGGTCGCACCCGCGGTGGCCTCGGCGAGCACCGTGAGCGTGGTCGTGACCACCGCCTACGGCAACTCCGGGGTGGCCGGCACCGCCAATGACTTCATCTACACCGACGTTCCGGTGATCACGGACGTCCAGCCCGCATCGGGCCCGTTGAACGGGGGGAATACGTTAGTGATCAGTGGATTTGATTTCAACAGCGCCACCGGGGTCAGTTTCGGCACGGTGGCGGCGGTGAGTTACTCGGTCATCAGTGACACCGAGATCACGGCCGTGGTGCCCGCCCAGGGGGCTGGGCCCGTGGACGTGCGGATCAGCGGAACCGGGGGCACATCACCGATCACGATCGGTGGCCGCTACCTCTACCTGGCCGTGCCGGTGGTCTCGGGCCTGGCTCCGGATATGGGCCCGACGGCCGGGGGCACCAGCGTCACGATCACCGGCACCGGCTTCACCAGCGGCTCGCAGGTGACGTTCGACGGTACGCCCGCCGGTTCGGTGCAGTTCGTCTCGGCTACCGAGCTGGTCGCGACCAGTCCCGCGCACGCGGCTGGAACGGTGGACGTCGTGGTGACCACGGCGGGAGGGTCATCCTTGCTGGGTGGTGCCTTCGAGTACCAGGTCGCACCGGCGGTGAGTGGTTTCTCGCCGTCGTCAGGTCCGTTGACCGGTGGAACTGCCGTCACGGTCTCGGGTTCCGGTTTCACCCCGGCGTCGACGGCGAAGTTCGGGTCCCTGGCGGCCTCGGTGCAGTACGTTTCCCCGACCCGCCTGGATGTGGTCAGCCCGGCGGGTGCGCCGGGGCCGGTGAATGTGGTGGTCACGACGGCCGGGGGTGATTCCGCACCGGGAACCTTCACCTACGTCCCGGTGCCCCTGATCGTGACGCTCTCACCCGATGCCGGCCCGACCGCGGGCGGAACCACCCTGACGGTTGGTGGTTCCGGCCTGGCCGGGGGCACCGTGACCGTCGACGGCATTGCTGTCACACCGGACTCGGTGACCGATTCGTCCATCGTTCTCCGCACTCCCGCCCATCCCGCAGGGACGGTGACCGTGCGGGTGGCGACCGTCGGAGGTGCGACGGAGGGCGCCTTCACCTACGTGGCACCGCAGTCCACGCCGGTGCTGTCGGCGGTCGAACCGGCGAGCGGTCCGGAGGCGGGCGGTAATACGGTCACGCTGACCGGGGTGGGATTCACCGGCGCCACCGAGGTGAAGTTCGGGGGCGGTGCGGCGAGTTTCACCGTGGTCGACGATTCCACGATCACGGCGGTCGTTCCGGCCGGAACCGTTGGTGCGGTGCTGGTTTCCGTGACCACGCCGAACGGTACGACCGGCGGGACGGTGAGCTACTCCTACCTCGAGCCGCCGGTGGCGCCGACCATCACCGGGGTGGAGCCGACCGTCGGGCCGGTCGCCGGGGGTACCCGCATCACCATCACCGGAACCGGTTTCGACGCGGACACGACGGTGACGTTCGACGGAGTGCCGGGTTCGGAGGTGGTGATCGGGGCCTCGGCAACCCGCCTGCTCCGGGCCCTACCGAGCGGGATCCGGGCCGCCTCGTCCACCTCGCTGACCGTTCTGACCCCCGCGCACGCCGAGGGACCGGCCGCGGTCACCGTGACGAACACGGCCGGAAGTGCGGATGCCGAAATTGATTTCACCTACGTTCCGCCGCTGCTGGAGACCACGGTCAATCTTGAGGTGGAGGTGAACGCGGCCACGGCGGTGGCCCCGCAGGGTTCGTTGTACGCCGGCCTGACGGTGCAGGCGTGCTCGACGCCGAACCGGGGTTCCAGTTCGATCGGAACCGACGCGGCCTTCTGCCGCTACACCGCCCCGGACCGGGCGGGCGTCGACGCCTTCACGATGCGGGTCACCGACGAGATCGGGCAGACCGCGACGCAGGCCGTGCGGATCACGGTGATCGAGAACGATCCGGGCGGGGAGGGCACCGGCGGGGACGGGGGTGACGACGGTGGCACCGGCTCGGGCGGTGGCGGCGGCAATGACAACAACGGTGGTTCGGACGGTGACAACTCGGGTGGTGACAACTCGGGCGGCGGTGATTCGGGATCCGGTGGTTCGGGATCCGGGGGTGGTGGGGGCAACGACACCCCGGGCCGGGGCAATCCCACGATCGGGGTCCCCACCCCGACCACGTCACCCGTTCCCCCTGTCCCGACCACATCCCCCGTCCCCACCGTCGCCGCGACCCCGAGCCCGACCCCGGCTCCCACGGTGTTCAACGGGGCCCTGCCCAAGAGCCTGCTGATCCCGCTGATCATCGGTATCAGCACCCTGCTGGCGGCGGTGCTGGCGGCGAGTACCTGGTATCTGTGGTGGCCTTGGCTACTCCTGCTGCTGGCCCGTCGCCGGCGGCGGAAGCACGGCGAGGACTAG